The DNA segment CCTGGCGGACAGCATGCGCCACCAGGCGGTCACGAATCACACGACCGTTGACGAAAAAGTACTGAAGGTCAGCCTGGCTGCGGGAAAAGGTGGGCAAGGCAACCCAGCCCCAAAGCTTCAACCCGGTGGCTTCGGCGTTAATAACCACTGCATTGTCAATAAACTGCTGACCACAAAGCGACGCAATACGCCGTTCTTTATCTAGTTCTGACAGGGCCGGTCGCAGGTTTTGCACGGCGCGCTGGTTGTGGCGCAGATTGAAACCGGTATCGAAGCAACTTAGAGCCTGGCGCCGAACGCACTCTTCTACGTGGCCAAACTCAGTTTTTTCAGTACGCAAAAATTTGCGCCTCGCCGGCGTGTTAAAAAACAGATCGCGAACTTCTACCGTGGAGCCCACCGGGTGCGCCGCCGGCGATACGTGCGCGTCCATCTCGCGGCCTTCTACTTCGACTTTGCTTGCAGCTTCCTGATTTTCGGTGCGCGAAGTCAGGCTCAGGCGAGATACGGAACTGATACTGGCCAGTGCCTCGCCGCGGAAACCCAGCGACGCGACTGCTTCAAGGTCGTCCAGACTGGTAATTTTGCTGGTGGCGTGGCGGCTCAGGGCCAAAGACAGGTCTTCAGCGGCGATGCCACAGCCGTCGTCGCGCACCCGAATCAGCTTGACGCCGCCCTGTTCAATGTCCACATCCACCCTACTGGCACCCGCATCCAGAGCATTTTCTATCAATTCTTTAACCACCGACGCCGGCCGTTCCACCACCTCACCGGCAGCAATCTGGTTCGCGAGCCGGGGGGACAGCAAATGTATATGGGGCATGGCTAGCGCGGACCTCTTTTGCAACGAATTCTTGAGCTAAACGCTCAGCTGGCAGGAATAGTAATGGTCTGGCCTACCATAACACGGTCACTCTGCATGTCGTTAAGGTGCATAAGCTCACGCACGGACAGCTGATTTTCCCGCGCCAGATCAGAAAGAGTGTCACCTCGCTGGATGCGGTAGCGGCTCACGCGGTTCTGCATCTGGCCGTTCTGCTTCTGCCACGCCAGCAGCGTACCCGGTGGCGGTGTTTTGCGGAAATAGCCGTCGATACCGGTCATAATCGCAGCAGATAAGCGCTTGCGATAAAGCTCTGTGGACAAGTTTTTTTCTTCCTGAGGGTTCGAGATGAAGCCAGCCTCCACCAATATGGACGGTATGTCCGGCGATTTGAGCACCACAAAAGAGGCCTGCTCTACGCCGGGCTTGTGAAGTTCGGTCACAGCCCCCAACTGCCCCAGTATTGCGCTACCCACGCCCAGGCTGGCGTTAATGCTAGCGGTCATAGACAGGTCCAGAAGAACCCCGGCAAGGGTGTCATCGCGGCCTTCCAGCGAGACGCCTGAGCCGCCAATCAGGTCAGAGCGGTTTTCGCTTTGCGCCAACCAGCGTGCAGTCTCACTGGTCGCTCCCCGTTGCGACAGAGCAAATACCGATGCCCCTTTTGGCTGTGGCGTGCGGAACGCATCCGCATGCACTGACACAAAAAGGTCGGCGTTGTATTTACGAGCCAGAAGCGTGCGATTACGCAGGCCAATGTAGTAGTCGCCGGTACGGGTCAGCTTGGCGCTGTAACCCGGGCGGCTGTTGATAAGGTCGTGCAGGGTTTTAGCCATGCTCAGCACCACGTCTTTTTCACGCGTACCGCGGGGCCCGATAGCGCCCGGATCTTCACCGCCGTGGCCAGCGTCAAT comes from the Marinobacter psychrophilus genome and includes:
- a CDS encoding N-acetylmuramoyl-L-alanine amidase produces the protein MAYFYNRICSRTVLAFLALNLLLLTQVAQAGTRVEGLRIWPAPDHTRLVIDTASEVDHTIFALEGPDRLVIDLKDTRLQTSLDKLDLSGSPIRRIRSAVRNGNDLRVVLDLQKSVKPRSFLLKPNQQYGHRLVVDLIDEGGTRVDRAKAAKPTITHDPAGKRDIVIVIDAGHGGEDPGAIGPRGTREKDVVLSMAKTLHDLINSRPGYSAKLTRTGDYYIGLRNRTLLARKYNADLFVSVHADAFRTPQPKGASVFALSQRGATSETARWLAQSENRSDLIGGSGVSLEGRDDTLAGVLLDLSMTASINASLGVGSAILGQLGAVTELHKPGVEQASFVVLKSPDIPSILVEAGFISNPQEEKNLSTELYRKRLSAAIMTGIDGYFRKTPPPGTLLAWQKQNGQMQNRVSRYRIQRGDTLSDLARENQLSVRELMHLNDMQSDRVMVGQTITIPAS